The following proteins are encoded in a genomic region of Actinomadura sp. NAK00032:
- a CDS encoding peptide chain release factor 3, which produces MSTGIGTAEDVAAEAARRRTFAVISHPDAGKSTLTEALALHAAAIEQAGAVHGKAGRQGVRSDWMDMERSRGISITSSVLRFEYGGALLNLLDTPGHADFSEDTYRVLAAVDGAIMLLDSAKGLEAQTLKLFDVCRHRGIPVITFVNKWDRPGREPLELLDEVEQRIGLRPAPLNWPVGIAGDFRGLIDRAGGSFTRFRRTPGGVTRAIAEQVPADRAAAEEGQAWETATEELALLDEIGAALDMDAFAAGICTPVLFGAALPNVGVSTLLDTVCRLAPAPSARADTGGRERPVTAPFSGQVFKVQAGMDRAHRDRLAFIRVCSGRFERGMTLTHAPTGRPLATKYAQTVFGRDRSTLDAAYPGDVIGLPNASGLTVGDTLYAKTPVAFPPIPAFAPEHFMVARAKDNGRAKQFRRGIEQLDGEGVVQVLRSDLRGDQAPVLAAVGPLQFDVVTARMADEFGAPVELTRLDYGTARITDKESAETLNGRRGIEVLSRALDGSLIAVFVDKWRVRAVEREHPDVTLTPMLAAGVPD; this is translated from the coding sequence GTGAGCACCGGAATCGGGACGGCGGAGGATGTCGCGGCGGAGGCGGCGCGGCGGCGGACGTTCGCGGTGATCAGTCACCCGGACGCCGGCAAGTCGACGCTGACCGAGGCCCTGGCGCTGCACGCGGCGGCGATCGAGCAGGCCGGGGCGGTGCACGGCAAGGCCGGACGGCAGGGCGTGCGGTCCGACTGGATGGACATGGAGCGCTCGCGCGGCATCTCCATCACCTCCTCGGTGCTGCGGTTCGAGTACGGCGGCGCGCTGCTGAACCTGCTGGACACCCCGGGCCACGCCGACTTCTCCGAGGACACCTACCGAGTCCTGGCCGCCGTGGACGGCGCGATCATGCTCCTGGACTCCGCCAAGGGCCTGGAGGCGCAGACGCTCAAGCTGTTCGACGTCTGCCGCCACCGCGGCATCCCCGTCATCACCTTCGTCAACAAGTGGGACCGTCCCGGCCGCGAACCGCTGGAGCTGCTGGACGAGGTCGAGCAGCGCATCGGCCTGCGTCCGGCGCCGCTGAACTGGCCGGTCGGGATCGCCGGGGACTTCCGCGGCCTGATCGACCGCGCCGGCGGCTCCTTCACCCGGTTCCGCCGCACGCCCGGCGGCGTCACCCGCGCGATCGCCGAGCAGGTCCCGGCGGACCGGGCCGCCGCCGAGGAGGGCCAGGCCTGGGAGACCGCGACCGAAGAGCTGGCGCTGCTGGACGAGATCGGCGCCGCCCTCGACATGGACGCGTTCGCGGCCGGGATCTGCACGCCGGTGCTGTTCGGGGCCGCGCTGCCCAACGTCGGGGTGAGCACCCTGCTGGACACGGTGTGCCGGCTGGCGCCCGCGCCCTCGGCACGCGCGGACACCGGCGGCCGCGAGCGTCCGGTGACGGCGCCCTTCTCCGGCCAGGTCTTCAAGGTGCAGGCGGGCATGGACAGGGCGCACCGCGACCGGCTGGCCTTCATCCGGGTCTGCTCGGGCCGGTTCGAGCGCGGCATGACCCTCACCCACGCCCCGACCGGGCGTCCGCTGGCGACCAAGTACGCCCAGACGGTGTTCGGCCGCGACCGCTCCACCCTGGACGCCGCCTACCCCGGGGACGTGATCGGGCTGCCGAACGCGTCCGGGCTGACCGTCGGCGACACCCTGTACGCCAAGACGCCGGTGGCCTTCCCGCCGATCCCGGCGTTCGCACCGGAGCACTTCATGGTGGCGCGGGCCAAGGACAACGGCCGCGCCAAGCAGTTCCGGCGCGGCATCGAGCAGCTCGATGGCGAGGGCGTCGTGCAGGTGCTGCGCAGCGACCTGCGCGGCGACCAGGCTCCGGTGCTGGCGGCGGTCGGGCCGCTGCAGTTCGATGTGGTGACCGCACGGATGGCGGACGAGTTCGGCGCGCCGGTCGAACTGACCCGGCTCGACTACGGCACCGCCCGCATCACCGACAAGGAGTCCGCCGAGACGCTCAACGGACGCCGCGGCATCGAGGTGCTGAGCCGCGCCCTGGACGGTTCGCTCATCGCGGTGTTCGTCGACAAGTGGCGCGTGCGCGCCGTCGAGCGCGAGCACCCCGACGTGACGCTGACCCCGATGCTGGCCGCCGGCGTCCCGGACTGA
- a CDS encoding SulP family inorganic anion transporter, with protein MARRLKPALTPAQPITAELLRTEGLAGLVVALALIPEAISFSIIAGVDPRIGLFAACTMAVTIAIVGGRPAMISAATGAVALVVAPIAREYGIGHLFATVILAGIFQIVLGALGVARLMRFVPRSVMVGFVNALAILIFMAQVPELRDVPWPVYPLVAAGLTLMVVFPRVTKVIPAPLVSIVVLTVITVAAGVAVPTVGDKGALPSSLPSPGVPDVPFTLDTLTLIAPYALAMALVGLMESLMTAKLVDDITDTRSDKTRESIGQGIANIVTGFFGGMGGCAMIGQTMINVRSGARTRLSTFLAGAFLMTLCIAFGPIVSDIPMAALVAVMVLVSVGTFDWHSVRPSTLKRMPLGETIVMLVTVAVVVATDNLAIGVVVGSITAMIVFARRVAHLVSVSAVTDPDGGQVVYAVTGELFFASSNDLVHRFDYAGDPDRVTIDLTDAHVWDASTVAALDAVTTKYERHGKTVEIVGLNEHSARMHDTLSGELAGSH; from the coding sequence CTGGCACGCCGTCTGAAGCCCGCCCTCACGCCCGCGCAGCCGATCACCGCCGAGCTGCTGCGGACGGAGGGGCTGGCCGGCCTGGTGGTCGCGCTCGCGCTGATCCCCGAGGCGATCTCCTTCTCGATCATCGCCGGGGTCGACCCGCGGATCGGGCTGTTCGCCGCCTGCACGATGGCCGTCACCATCGCGATCGTCGGCGGACGCCCCGCGATGATCTCCGCCGCGACCGGTGCGGTCGCGCTGGTCGTCGCGCCCATCGCACGCGAGTACGGCATCGGGCACCTGTTCGCCACCGTCATCCTCGCCGGGATCTTCCAGATCGTCCTCGGCGCGCTGGGGGTGGCGCGGCTGATGCGGTTCGTGCCGCGTAGCGTGATGGTCGGGTTCGTCAACGCCCTGGCCATCCTGATCTTCATGGCGCAGGTGCCCGAGCTGCGGGACGTCCCCTGGCCGGTCTACCCGCTCGTCGCCGCCGGGCTGACACTGATGGTGGTGTTCCCGCGCGTCACCAAGGTCATCCCGGCGCCGCTGGTGTCGATCGTCGTCCTCACCGTCATCACCGTCGCCGCGGGCGTCGCCGTGCCGACCGTCGGCGACAAGGGCGCGCTGCCGTCCTCCCTGCCCTCCCCCGGCGTGCCCGATGTCCCCTTCACCCTGGACACCCTGACGCTCATCGCACCGTACGCGCTGGCCATGGCGCTGGTCGGGCTGATGGAGTCGCTGATGACCGCCAAGCTCGTCGACGACATCACCGACACCCGCTCCGACAAGACCCGCGAGTCCATCGGCCAGGGCATCGCCAACATCGTCACCGGCTTCTTCGGCGGCATGGGCGGCTGCGCGATGATCGGCCAGACCATGATCAACGTCAGGAGCGGCGCCCGGACCCGGCTGTCGACCTTCCTGGCCGGCGCGTTCCTGATGACCCTGTGCATCGCCTTCGGCCCGATCGTCTCCGACATCCCGATGGCCGCCCTGGTCGCCGTCATGGTCCTGGTCTCGGTCGGCACCTTCGACTGGCACTCGGTCCGGCCGTCCACCCTCAAGCGCATGCCGCTGGGCGAGACCATCGTCATGCTGGTCACCGTCGCCGTGGTCGTGGCCACCGACAACCTGGCCATCGGCGTGGTCGTCGGCTCCATCACCGCGATGATCGTCTTCGCGCGCCGCGTCGCCCACCTGGTCAGCGTCTCGGCGGTCACCGACCCCGACGGCGGCCAGGTCGTGTACGCCGTCACCGGGGAACTGTTCTTCGCCTCCAGCAACGACCTGGTCCACCGGTTCGACTACGCCGGCGACCCCGACCGCGTCACCATCGACCTCACCGACGCCCACGTCTGGGACGCCTCGACCGTCGCCGCCCTCGACGCCGTCACCACCAAGTACGAACGGCACGGCAAGACCGTCGAGATCGTCGGCCTCAACGAGCACAGCGCCCGCATGCACGACACCCTGTCCGGCGAACTGGCCGGCAGCCATTGA
- a CDS encoding sensor histidine kinase, with product MAERRRYLSVRGGEWAFAVVGLPLAVLGGVYALAVLYAGTLLSLTVFGLPFAAAGLMGARGLGALHRRLVGRLLGEHVEAPVRPRRPTGAVARGRALLTDPIAWRSLLYLVLRLPLGVLGFAAAVAVPLGCGWLIGFPLWGRLLEPGPGPAAWLDAASVLVGLVVLSAVPGAVRVLSGANRRLARLLLGPARSQRRVRELETARATLLAQNNDELRRLERDLHDGTQARLVALAITLSLAEDALAPGTGPDLARLRTLVERARGQTDDTVTELRRLTRGIHPVALDGGLDEALPGLTATSPVPVALRLNLPERPDPVVERALYFCAAELLTNIAKHSDARSADLEVSATGGRVRLSVRDDGRGGAALGIGTGLTGLAERLAAVDGALRIDSPPGGPTVVTAELPARL from the coding sequence GTGGCTGAGCGGCGGCGCTACCTGTCCGTCCGGGGCGGCGAATGGGCCTTCGCCGTCGTCGGGCTGCCGCTCGCCGTGCTCGGCGGGGTCTACGCGCTCGCCGTCCTGTACGCGGGGACGCTGCTCTCGCTCACCGTGTTCGGCCTGCCGTTCGCGGCCGCCGGGCTGATGGGCGCGCGCGGTCTCGGCGCGCTGCACCGGCGGCTCGTCGGCCGGTTGCTCGGCGAGCACGTCGAGGCGCCGGTCAGGCCACGCCGTCCGACGGGTGCGGTCGCTCGTGGCCGTGCCCTGCTGACCGACCCGATCGCCTGGCGGTCGCTGCTCTATCTGGTGCTGCGGTTGCCGCTCGGCGTGCTCGGGTTCGCCGCCGCGGTGGCGGTTCCCCTCGGCTGCGGCTGGCTGATCGGCTTCCCGCTCTGGGGACGCCTGCTCGAACCGGGCCCGGGGCCCGCCGCCTGGCTGGACGCCGCGTCCGTGCTGGTGGGGCTGGTGGTCCTTTCCGCGGTGCCCGGCGCGGTCCGGGTGCTGAGCGGGGCGAACCGCCGGCTCGCCCGGCTGCTGCTCGGCCCGGCCCGTAGCCAGCGGCGCGTCCGGGAACTGGAGACCGCCCGCGCCACCCTGCTCGCGCAGAACAACGACGAGCTCCGCCGCCTGGAGCGCGACCTGCACGATGGCACCCAGGCCCGGCTGGTCGCCCTGGCCATCACCCTCTCGCTGGCCGAAGACGCGCTCGCCCCCGGCACCGGCCCGGACCTCGCACGGCTGCGCACCCTCGTGGAACGCGCCCGCGGCCAGACCGACGACACCGTCACCGAACTGCGGCGGCTCACCCGCGGCATCCACCCGGTGGCGTTGGACGGCGGCCTCGACGAGGCACTGCCAGGACTCACCGCAACCTCGCCGGTGCCGGTCGCCCTCCGGCTGAACCTGCCGGAACGACCGGACCCGGTGGTCGAACGGGCCCTCTACTTCTGCGCCGCCGAGCTGCTCACCAACATCGCCAAGCACAGCGACGCCCGCTCGGCCGACCTCGAGGTGAGCGCGACCGGCGGCCGGGTCCGGCTGTCCGTGCGCGACGACGGCCGGGGCGGTGCGGCGCTCGGCATCGGCACCGGCCTGACGGGCCTGGCCGAACGGCTCGCGGCGGTGGACGGCGCCCTGCGGATCGACAGCCCGCCCGGCGGACCGACCGTGGTCACCGCCGAGCTGCCGGCGCGTCTGTGA
- a CDS encoding MerR family transcriptional regulator, translating to MSGRQMQIGEVADRTGLSLRTIRHYEEVGLALPTARSQGGFRLYTDDDVARLLVIKRMKPLDFTLEEMRDLLTILDQLRSGAIGETARSDLTKRLAVYRSLVEERCDKIRNRLSDAEQFSSELSAELREHRH from the coding sequence ATGAGCGGCAGGCAGATGCAGATCGGCGAGGTCGCGGACCGGACCGGGCTGAGCCTGCGCACCATCCGCCACTACGAGGAAGTCGGCCTCGCCCTCCCCACGGCCCGATCCCAGGGCGGCTTCCGCCTCTACACCGACGACGACGTGGCGCGCCTCCTGGTCATCAAGCGCATGAAGCCCCTCGACTTCACCCTCGAGGAGATGCGCGACCTGCTGACCATTCTCGACCAGCTGCGGTCCGGCGCCATCGGCGAGACGGCCCGAAGCGACCTGACCAAACGCCTCGCCGTCTACCGCTCCCTGGTCGAGGAACGCTGCGACAAGATCCGCAACCGCCTGTCGGACGCCGAGCAGTTTTCCAGCGAACTCTCCGCGGAACTGCGCGAACACCGTCACTGA
- a CDS encoding Re/Si-specific NAD(P)(+) transhydrogenase subunit alpha gives MPRYLAPVRPSMRTGGQEPPATRRDAPYRALTALMRERYEVVVMIIGVLKEDSPGERRVAVTPDTVTRLQKLGYEVTVESGAGAGAGFPDDRYEAAGAAIGDAEAADVVLGVAPPAPERLDALRPGATLIGLLSPRFRPDLVEDLAGRPLTALSLDAVPRISRAQSFDVLSSMANIAGYRAVIEAAHEFGRFFTGQVTAAGTVPPAKVLVAGAGVAGLAAIGAAGSLGAIVRATDPRPEVADQVRSLGGDYLAVAEAEPLDAPSSSPHPPPFNGRASLGGPGTGYAKEMSDDYNVRAAALYAEQCRDVDIVVTTALIPGRPAPKLITAEMVATMRPGSVIVDMAAANGGNVEGTVPGERVVTGNGVIILGYTDLAGRLPAQASQMYGTNLVNLIQLMTPQRDGELVLDFDDVVQRSMTVVREGELTWPPPPVPVSAAPAAALPARREAEADDPAGTANPALRRLGAAVAAAGVFALIAFSPAALQVHLTVFALAIVIGYYVIGNVHHALHTPLMSVTNAISGIIVVGALVQIGTGSAAITVLSLAAILLASINVFGGFAVTRRMLAMFIRS, from the coding sequence ATGCCGAGATACTTGGCGCCAGTCCGCCCGTCCATGCGGACCGGCGGGCAGGAACCCCCGGCAACCCGGCGCGATGCCCCGTACCGCGCGCTCACGGCGCTGATGCGCGAGAGATATGAGGTGGTTGTCATGATCATTGGAGTTCTCAAGGAGGATTCGCCCGGCGAGCGGCGGGTGGCGGTGACGCCGGACACCGTCACCCGGCTGCAGAAGCTCGGGTACGAGGTGACCGTCGAGTCCGGCGCCGGAGCCGGCGCCGGCTTCCCCGACGACCGGTATGAGGCCGCGGGTGCCGCCATCGGCGACGCGGAGGCCGCGGATGTCGTGCTGGGCGTCGCCCCGCCCGCACCCGAGCGACTGGACGCCCTGCGCCCGGGTGCCACGCTGATCGGCCTGCTGAGCCCCCGGTTCAGGCCGGACCTGGTGGAGGACCTCGCCGGGCGTCCCCTCACGGCACTGTCCCTGGACGCGGTGCCGCGGATCTCCCGGGCGCAGTCGTTCGACGTGCTCTCCTCGATGGCCAATATCGCCGGATACCGGGCGGTGATCGAGGCCGCGCACGAGTTCGGGCGGTTCTTCACGGGCCAGGTGACCGCGGCGGGCACGGTGCCGCCGGCGAAAGTGCTGGTCGCGGGGGCCGGTGTCGCCGGGCTCGCGGCGATCGGCGCGGCCGGCAGTCTGGGCGCGATCGTCCGGGCCACCGACCCGCGGCCGGAGGTCGCCGACCAGGTGCGCTCACTCGGCGGCGACTACCTCGCCGTCGCCGAGGCCGAGCCGCTCGACGCCCCGTCCTCCAGCCCCCACCCGCCACCATTCAACGGACGAGCTTCGCTCGGCGGCCCGGGTACCGGCTACGCCAAGGAGATGTCGGACGACTACAACGTCCGCGCCGCCGCGCTGTACGCCGAGCAGTGCCGTGACGTCGACATCGTCGTCACCACCGCGCTGATTCCCGGCAGGCCCGCGCCGAAGCTGATCACCGCGGAGATGGTGGCGACGATGCGGCCGGGTTCGGTGATCGTGGACATGGCGGCGGCCAACGGCGGCAACGTCGAGGGGACCGTTCCCGGCGAGCGGGTGGTCACCGGGAACGGCGTGATCATCCTCGGCTACACCGACCTGGCCGGGCGGCTGCCCGCGCAGGCGTCCCAGATGTACGGCACCAACCTGGTCAACCTGATCCAGCTGATGACCCCGCAGCGGGACGGCGAACTCGTCCTGGACTTCGACGACGTCGTGCAACGGTCGATGACCGTCGTCCGCGAGGGGGAGCTCACCTGGCCGCCGCCCCCGGTGCCGGTGTCGGCGGCGCCGGCGGCCGCCCTGCCGGCGCGGCGGGAGGCCGAGGCGGACGACCCGGCCGGCACGGCGAACCCGGCGCTGCGCCGGCTCGGCGCCGCCGTCGCGGCCGCCGGGGTGTTCGCCCTGATCGCGTTCTCGCCGGCGGCGTTGCAGGTGCACCTGACCGTGTTCGCGCTGGCCATCGTGATCGGCTACTACGTGATCGGGAACGTGCACCACGCGCTGCACACCCCGCTGATGTCGGTGACCAACGCGATCTCCGGGATCATCGTGGTCGGAGCGCTGGTGCAGATCGGCACGGGAAGCGCGGCGATCACCGTCCTCTCACTCGCGGCGATCCTGCTCGCGAGCATCAACGTCTTCGGCGGTTTCGCGGTCACCCGCCGCATGCTCGCCATGTTCATCAGGAGCTAG
- a CDS encoding DUF1330 domain-containing protein, which yields MASTFARGGEVDVVGGDWAPGQIVLVEFPDVAAARAWNDSADYRAIAPLRIRNTDSVRLIVQGL from the coding sequence GTGGCAAGTACCTTTGCGCGGGGCGGTGAGGTCGACGTTGTTGGAGGCGACTGGGCGCCGGGGCAGATCGTCCTTGTGGAGTTTCCGGACGTGGCCGCTGCGCGGGCATGGAACGATTCGGCGGACTACCGGGCGATCGCGCCGCTGCGCATCCGCAACACCGACAGCGTACGGCTGATCGTCCAGGGGCTGTGA
- a CDS encoding response regulator transcription factor has protein sequence MRVVLAEDSVVLRDGMVELLGARECEVVATAGTAPELLAAVAEHRPDVAVVDIRMPPTQTDEGIRAAVEIRARTPEVGIVVFSQHVETTWASRLLADGAAGIGYLLKERVARTAEFVDALYRVADGGTALDPEVVTQLMRGRRRSRVDTLTPREREVLELMAQGHSNRSIAALLVVSERAVEKHVAAVFTKFGLEATGTDNRRVKAVLTYLAENGSGPAITDAPAARR, from the coding sequence CTGCGCGTGGTCCTGGCCGAGGACTCCGTCGTTCTCCGTGACGGCATGGTCGAGCTGCTCGGCGCCCGCGAGTGCGAGGTGGTGGCCACCGCCGGGACGGCGCCCGAGCTGCTCGCCGCGGTGGCCGAGCACCGGCCCGACGTGGCGGTGGTGGACATCCGGATGCCGCCCACCCAGACCGATGAGGGCATCCGCGCCGCCGTGGAGATCCGCGCGAGGACGCCCGAAGTCGGCATCGTGGTCTTCTCCCAGCACGTCGAGACCACCTGGGCCTCCCGGCTGCTGGCGGACGGCGCGGCGGGCATCGGGTACCTGCTGAAGGAACGCGTCGCCCGCACCGCCGAGTTCGTGGACGCGCTGTACCGGGTCGCGGACGGGGGCACGGCACTCGATCCGGAGGTCGTCACCCAGCTGATGCGCGGCCGGCGGCGCAGCCGTGTGGACACCCTGACGCCTCGCGAGCGCGAGGTGCTGGAGCTGATGGCACAGGGGCACTCCAACCGCTCCATCGCCGCGCTGCTGGTGGTGTCGGAACGGGCGGTGGAGAAACACGTCGCCGCCGTCTTCACCAAGTTCGGCCTGGAGGCGACGGGCACCGACAACCGGCGGGTGAAGGCCGTCCTCACCTACCTGGCGGAGAACGGGAGTGGCCCGGCCATCACAGACGCGCCGGCAGCTCGGCGGTGA
- a CDS encoding FtsX-like permease family protein, with translation MRAVISLALGQLRRRPAAFAGTAVALFLAIAALTLFGLLFAADITAPEAVRKETTGPALMVIAGAFGEIAVLVAFFVVVNALGFTLRQQHRELALLRTIAATPRQTRRLVRGQAVVTTLLVSAPAWAAGAAAAQGLLAELQRRGMAAPGVRLPGSPVPVLVPLAAALAAALAAALAVALAASTVAARRISRITPAAALTASSTEHGRTGALRLLAAVGVLVGGGLLLRLAATRPTEEVDKAGQAALFGSLVLLVAVALAGPLAARVLAAALGAPVRALAPGAGWLADANLRGYARRLSSAVVPVALLVGLSGTMLIMTSTAEHAAGAAASSVTSATDVWLRQAELALLVCFAAVSTVNTLVAVTAERRREFALLRLVGATRSQLLRMLTAEAVLTTVVGILLGAAVAGAASAAFSTAVNGSPTPSLPVAGCWWIAAGAAALTVPGILGTGLRAVRGPAAELVGGGRD, from the coding sequence GTGAGGGCTGTGATCTCGCTCGCGCTCGGGCAGCTGCGCCGCCGTCCGGCGGCCTTCGCCGGTACGGCGGTCGCGCTCTTCCTCGCCATCGCCGCCCTGACCTTGTTCGGCCTGCTGTTCGCCGCCGACATCACCGCTCCCGAGGCAGTCCGGAAGGAGACCACTGGGCCCGCTCTGATGGTGATCGCCGGCGCCTTCGGTGAGATCGCCGTGCTGGTCGCCTTCTTCGTCGTGGTCAACGCGCTGGGGTTCACGCTGCGCCAGCAGCACCGGGAGCTGGCCCTGCTGCGCACCATCGCGGCGACACCCCGCCAGACGCGGCGCCTGGTCCGCGGCCAGGCCGTCGTGACCACGCTGCTGGTGTCCGCGCCGGCCTGGGCCGCCGGCGCCGCGGCGGCCCAGGGCCTGCTCGCCGAGCTGCAGCGGCGAGGGATGGCGGCGCCGGGTGTGCGGCTTCCGGGGTCCCCGGTTCCGGTGCTGGTGCCCCTGGCCGCCGCATTGGCCGCCGCATTGGCCGCCGCATTGGCCGTCGCGCTGGCGGCCTCGACCGTCGCGGCGCGGCGGATCTCCCGGATCACGCCCGCGGCCGCCCTCACGGCGAGTTCGACCGAGCACGGACGGACGGGCGCACTGCGTCTGCTCGCCGCGGTCGGTGTGCTGGTGGGCGGCGGCCTGCTGCTGCGGCTGGCCGCGACGCGGCCGACGGAGGAGGTGGACAAGGCGGGGCAGGCGGCATTGTTCGGCTCGCTGGTGCTGCTGGTCGCGGTCGCGCTGGCGGGGCCGCTCGCGGCACGCGTCCTGGCGGCCGCGCTGGGTGCACCGGTACGGGCGCTGGCACCCGGTGCGGGCTGGCTCGCCGACGCCAACCTGCGCGGGTACGCGCGCAGACTGTCGTCCGCCGTGGTGCCGGTCGCACTGCTCGTCGGCCTGTCGGGCACCATGCTGATCATGACCAGTACCGCCGAGCACGCTGCGGGCGCGGCGGCGTCCAGCGTCACGTCGGCCACGGACGTCTGGCTGCGCCAGGCCGAGTTGGCGCTGCTCGTCTGCTTTGCCGCCGTCTCCACCGTCAACACCCTGGTCGCCGTGACCGCCGAGCGGCGCCGGGAGTTCGCGCTGCTGCGGCTGGTCGGCGCGACCCGGTCACAGCTGCTGCGCATGCTGACCGCGGAGGCGGTACTGACCACGGTGGTGGGGATCCTGCTCGGCGCGGCGGTCGCGGGCGCCGCGTCGGCGGCGTTCAGCACGGCGGTCAACGGGTCGCCGACGCCGTCCCTTCCGGTGGCCGGCTGCTGGTGGATCGCCGCAGGCGCGGCGGCGCTGACCGTCCCCGGCATCCTGGGCACCGGCTTGCGGGCGGTTCGCGGGCCGGCGGCGGAGCTGGTAGGAGGTGGCCGTGACTGA
- a CDS encoding ABC transporter ATP-binding protein — MAETATENWTGMTSRAEDLHREYGRGAAAVRALRGVSVAFAPATFTAVMGPSGSGKTTLLHCLAGMDRPTRGSVWWGGTEVSRLPERRLAALRRSRVGFVFQAFNLMPAMTVAQNIELPGRLAGERPDRGRVLDALARVGLAGRERRRPGQLSGGQQQRVAIARALVSRPALLFADEPTGALDRSTGHEILALLRAGVDEDGGTCVMVTHDAVAAGYADRVLLLADGIVVDELVRPTAAQVGESLSRLGG; from the coding sequence ATGGCTGAGACAGCGACGGAGAACTGGACGGGCATGACCTCCCGGGCCGAGGACCTGCACCGGGAGTACGGGCGCGGCGCCGCCGCGGTACGGGCGCTGCGCGGGGTGTCGGTGGCGTTCGCGCCTGCGACGTTCACGGCGGTGATGGGGCCGTCGGGCTCCGGTAAGACCACCTTGCTGCACTGCCTGGCGGGGATGGACCGGCCCACTCGGGGCTCCGTCTGGTGGGGCGGCACCGAGGTGTCCCGGCTGCCCGAGCGGCGGCTGGCGGCCCTGCGGCGCAGCCGGGTCGGGTTCGTGTTCCAGGCGTTCAACCTGATGCCCGCGATGACGGTCGCGCAGAACATCGAGCTTCCCGGCCGACTGGCCGGTGAGCGGCCCGACCGCGGCCGGGTGCTCGACGCGCTCGCCCGGGTGGGACTGGCCGGGCGCGAGCGGCGCCGCCCCGGGCAGCTGTCCGGTGGGCAGCAGCAGCGGGTGGCCATCGCCCGGGCCCTGGTCTCCCGTCCTGCGCTGCTGTTCGCCGACGAGCCGACCGGCGCCCTCGACCGGTCCACCGGGCACGAGATTCTCGCCCTGCTGCGCGCCGGTGTGGACGAGGACGGCGGGACCTGCGTGATGGTGACCCACGATGCGGTGGCCGCCGGGTACGCCGACCGGGTGCTGCTGCTCGCCGACGGCATCGTGGTGGACGAACTCGTCCGCCCCACCGCCGCCCAGGTCGGCGAGTCTTTGAGCCGGCTGGGCGGGTGA
- a CDS encoding spermidine synthase, whose protein sequence is MGALFEELDWRPTPMGAVSLRRRRDPALGVDVYEIKLDDDFLMSSLWTAGEVELARLGLAAAPGQALDVVVGGLGLGYTAGTALDDPRLRSLVVVEALGEVIEWHRAHLVPLGEQLTTDDRCRLEQGDFFALASSPAGLDPQSPGARFHAILLDIDHSPRHVLDPRHASFYQAEPLGRLAARLHPGGVFALWSNEPPDDGFTAVLGETFHEVAAHVVEFSNPLQGGTSANTVYLARTSTI, encoded by the coding sequence ATGGGCGCACTGTTCGAAGAACTCGATTGGCGTCCGACGCCCATGGGCGCCGTCAGCCTGCGGCGGCGGCGGGACCCCGCCCTCGGCGTCGACGTCTACGAGATCAAGCTCGATGACGACTTCCTGATGTCGAGCCTGTGGACGGCCGGGGAGGTCGAACTCGCCCGGCTCGGCTTGGCCGCCGCGCCAGGTCAGGCCCTCGACGTCGTCGTCGGAGGGCTCGGGCTCGGCTACACCGCCGGCACCGCGCTCGACGATCCCCGCCTGCGCTCGCTCGTCGTGGTGGAGGCGCTCGGCGAGGTGATCGAGTGGCATCGGGCGCACCTGGTGCCGCTGGGTGAGCAACTGACGACCGATGACCGCTGCCGGCTGGAGCAGGGCGACTTCTTCGCGCTGGCCTCATCGCCCGCGGGCCTGGACCCGCAGAGCCCGGGAGCCCGCTTCCACGCGATCCTGCTCGACATCGACCATTCGCCGCGCCACGTCCTGGACCCGCGCCACGCCTCGTTCTACCAGGCGGAGCCGCTGGGCCGCCTGGCCGCGCGACTACATCCCGGCGGCGTCTTCGCCCTCTGGTCGAACGAGCCGCCCGACGACGGATTCACCGCCGTGCTCGGTGAAACCTTCCACGAAGTGGCGGCGCACGTCGTGGAGTTCTCCAACCCCCTCCAGGGCGGCACCTCCGCCAACACCGTCTACCTGGCACGCACCTCCACCATCTGA